The following are encoded in a window of Pseudomonas multiresinivorans genomic DNA:
- the panB gene encoding 3-methyl-2-oxobutanoate hydroxymethyltransferase, which produces MPDVTLTTLQGLKQSGEKIAMLTSYDATFAHTASLAGAEMLLIGDSLGMVLQGHDSTLPVTVEDMAYHTAAVKRGNKGALIVTDLPFESGTSLDQLLRDSVKVMQAGAHMVKLEGGSWLAEPIVRLAQMGIPVCAHLGLTPQAVNLFGGFKVQGRQENQARQLRADAIALEQAGAAVLLLECVPSALAKEITEAVKIPVIGIGAGAGTDGQVLVMHDMLGLSLSGRSPKFVKNFLEGQPDIQSAFAAYVKAVKDGTFPGPEHGFA; this is translated from the coding sequence ATGCCTGATGTCACCCTGACCACCCTGCAAGGTCTCAAGCAAAGCGGCGAAAAGATCGCGATGCTGACCTCCTACGATGCCACTTTCGCCCACACCGCCAGCCTGGCCGGTGCCGAAATGCTGCTGATCGGTGACTCCCTGGGTATGGTGCTGCAAGGTCACGACAGTACGCTGCCGGTGACCGTCGAAGACATGGCCTACCACACCGCCGCAGTCAAACGCGGTAACAAGGGCGCACTGATCGTCACCGACCTGCCGTTCGAATCCGGCACTTCCCTGGACCAGTTGCTGCGCGACTCGGTCAAGGTGATGCAGGCCGGCGCCCATATGGTCAAGCTCGAAGGCGGCTCCTGGCTCGCCGAGCCGATCGTTCGCCTGGCCCAGATGGGCATCCCCGTTTGCGCACACCTGGGCCTCACCCCGCAGGCCGTCAACCTGTTCGGCGGCTTCAAGGTCCAGGGCCGCCAGGAAAACCAGGCGCGCCAGTTGCGCGCCGACGCCATTGCCCTGGAGCAGGCCGGCGCTGCTGTATTGCTGCTGGAGTGCGTGCCGTCCGCCCTGGCGAAGGAAATCACCGAAGCCGTGAAGATCCCGGTCATCGGTATCGGCGCTGGCGCCGGCACCGACGGCCAGGTGCTGGTGATGCATGACATGCTCGGCCTGTCGTTGTCCGGTCGTTCGCCGAAGTTCGTGAAGAACTTCCTCGAAGGCCAGCCCGATATCCAGTCCGCTTTCGCTGCCTATGTGAAGGCCGTGAAGGACGGTACCTTCCCTGGCCCGGAGCACGGTTTCGCCTGA
- the folK gene encoding 2-amino-4-hydroxy-6-hydroxymethyldihydropteridine diphosphokinase: MSERVYIGLGSNLAEPRQQLEAALKAMAQIPASKVAVVSPLYASDPLGPPDQPRYVNAVAALDTDLDPLALLDALQTIELEQGRVRKDERWGPRTLDLDILLFGDRVIDEPRLTVPHYHMHARAFVLYPLADLAPQLRFPDGRTLPELLAACPFCGLERLS, encoded by the coding sequence ATGAGCGAGCGCGTGTACATCGGGCTCGGCAGCAATCTCGCCGAGCCGCGCCAGCAGCTGGAAGCCGCACTGAAGGCCATGGCGCAGATTCCCGCCAGCAAGGTAGCGGTGGTTTCCCCGCTGTACGCCAGCGATCCGCTGGGCCCGCCGGACCAGCCACGCTACGTCAATGCCGTGGCCGCGCTGGATACCGACCTGGACCCACTCGCCCTGCTGGATGCGCTGCAGACCATCGAGCTGGAACAAGGGCGCGTACGCAAGGACGAGCGCTGGGGACCACGCACCCTCGATCTCGATATCCTGCTGTTCGGTGACCGGGTGATCGACGAGCCGCGCCTCACCGTCCCGCACTACCACATGCACGCCCGCGCCTTCGTGCTCTACCCGCTGGCAGACCTGGCCCCGCAACTGCGTTTCCCCGACGGTCGTACCCTGCCCGAGCTGCTCGCCGCCTGTCCGTTCTGCGGCCTCGAGCGCCTGTCCTGA
- a CDS encoding polynucleotide adenylyltransferase PcnB: MLKKLIQSIRSPLRRPRAVRTTPEVVGNHQHSLRREQFSRNAVNVVERLTKAGYQAYIVGGGVRDPLLGIPPKDFDVATSATPEQVRAEFRNARVIGRRFKLVHVHFGREIIEVATFRANHPVTEDDDTDNAHASRNEAGRILRDNVYGTLEDDAQRRDFTINALYFDVTGERILDYAHGVRDIRNRLIRLIGDPEQRYLEDPVRMLRAVRFAAKLDFEIEKHSAAPIRRLAPLLNEIPSARLFDEVLKLLLSGKAERTFELLNEYDLFAPLFPASAKALKDDPEYAGKLMRQALANTDERIRLGKPVTPAFLFAALLWPALPARVLKLQDRGMPPIPAMQEAAHELILEQCRRTAVPKRFTIPIREIWDMQERLPRRQGKKADLLLENPRFRAGYDFLLLRESAGEETGGLGDWWTDYQEASDGERRGMIRNLASQQEEAGAAPRKRRRGGNNRRRRGPRTEGTSSE, from the coding sequence ATGCTGAAAAAGCTGATCCAGTCCATCCGATCCCCACTGCGCCGTCCGCGCGCTGTCCGCACTACTCCGGAAGTCGTTGGCAATCATCAGCACTCGCTGCGGCGGGAACAGTTCAGCAGGAACGCGGTGAACGTCGTAGAGCGCCTGACCAAGGCCGGCTACCAGGCGTACATCGTCGGCGGCGGTGTACGTGACCCGCTGCTGGGCATCCCGCCCAAGGACTTCGACGTGGCCACCAGCGCCACCCCCGAGCAGGTGCGCGCCGAATTCCGCAACGCGCGGGTGATTGGTCGCCGCTTCAAGCTGGTCCATGTCCACTTCGGACGCGAGATCATCGAGGTCGCCACCTTCCGCGCCAACCATCCGGTCACCGAAGACGACGACACCGATAACGCCCATGCTTCCCGCAACGAAGCCGGCCGCATCCTGCGTGACAACGTCTACGGCACCCTGGAAGACGATGCTCAGCGCCGCGACTTCACCATCAACGCCCTGTACTTCGACGTTACCGGCGAGCGCATCCTCGATTACGCCCATGGCGTGCGCGATATCCGCAACCGCCTGATCCGCCTGATCGGCGACCCGGAGCAGCGTTACCTTGAAGACCCTGTGCGCATGCTGCGCGCGGTGCGGTTCGCCGCCAAACTGGACTTCGAGATCGAGAAGCACAGCGCTGCGCCGATCCGCCGTCTCGCCCCGCTGCTCAACGAGATTCCGTCCGCGCGCCTGTTCGACGAGGTGCTCAAACTGCTCCTCAGCGGCAAGGCCGAGCGCACCTTCGAATTGCTCAACGAATACGACCTGTTCGCTCCGCTGTTTCCGGCGAGCGCCAAGGCGCTGAAGGATGACCCGGAATACGCCGGCAAGCTGATGCGCCAGGCCCTGGCCAACACCGACGAGCGCATTCGCCTGGGCAAGCCGGTCACCCCGGCCTTCCTGTTTGCCGCGCTGCTCTGGCCGGCCCTGCCTGCCCGCGTGCTGAAACTCCAGGACCGCGGCATGCCGCCGATCCCGGCGATGCAGGAAGCCGCCCACGAACTGATCCTCGAACAGTGCCGCCGCACCGCGGTGCCCAAGCGTTTCACCATCCCGATCCGCGAGATCTGGGACATGCAGGAGCGCCTGCCGCGTCGTCAGGGCAAGAAGGCCGATCTGCTGCTGGAGAACCCGCGTTTCCGCGCCGGCTACGACTTCCTCCTGCTGCGCGAGAGCGCCGGCGAGGAAACCGGAGGTCTCGGCGACTGGTGGACCGACTACCAGGAAGCCAGCGATGGCGAGCGTCGCGGCATGATCCGCAACCTGGCCAGCCAGCAGGAAGAAGCCGGCGCAGCTCCGCGCAAGCGCCGGCGTGGCGGCAACAACCGCCGCCGCCGCGGCCCACGCACCGAAGGCACCAGCAGCGAATGA
- a CDS encoding sigma-54-dependent transcriptional regulator produces the protein MAHILIVEDETIIRSALRRLLERNQYQVSEAGSVQEAQERYSIPSFDMIVSDLRLPGAPGTELIKLAQGTPVLIMTSYASLRSAVDSMKMGAVDYIAKPFDHDEMLQAVARILKDRQENRNAPAEARGNAKAAERSSGNTAAADGDIGIIGSCPPMQELYTKIRKVAPTDSNVLIQGESGTGKELVARALHNLSKRTKAPLISVNCAAIPETLIESELFGHEKGAFTGASAGRAGLVEAADGGTLFLDEIGELPLEAQARLLRVLQEGEIRRVGSVQSQKVDVRLIAATHRDLKMLAKTGQFREDLYYRLHVISLKLPPLRERGPDVMEIARSFLARQCSRMGRPALSFSHEAEQAIRHYPWPGNVRELENAIERAVILSEGQEIPADLLGIDIELDDLEDDFGDDGDLRPTNGSASAHEPTEDLSLEDYFQHFVLEHQDHMTETELARKLGISRKCLWERRQRLGIPRRKSGAAADS, from the coding sequence ATGGCACATATCCTCATCGTCGAAGACGAAACCATCATCCGTTCCGCCCTGCGACGGTTGCTCGAGCGGAACCAGTACCAGGTCAGCGAGGCAGGCTCGGTGCAGGAGGCACAGGAGCGCTACAGCATTCCGTCGTTCGACATGATCGTCAGCGACCTGCGCCTGCCCGGCGCACCGGGTACCGAACTGATCAAGCTGGCCCAGGGCACCCCGGTGCTGATCATGACCAGCTACGCCAGCCTGCGCTCGGCGGTGGACTCGATGAAGATGGGCGCGGTGGACTACATCGCCAAGCCGTTCGACCACGACGAGATGCTCCAGGCCGTGGCACGTATCCTCAAGGATCGCCAGGAGAACCGTAACGCCCCCGCCGAAGCCCGCGGTAACGCCAAGGCCGCCGAGCGCAGCAGCGGTAACACCGCCGCCGCGGATGGCGATATCGGCATCATCGGCTCCTGCCCGCCCATGCAGGAGCTCTACACCAAGATCCGCAAGGTCGCGCCGACTGATTCCAATGTGCTGATCCAGGGCGAGTCCGGTACCGGCAAGGAGCTGGTTGCCCGTGCGCTGCACAACCTGTCCAAGCGCACCAAGGCGCCGCTGATCTCGGTGAACTGCGCCGCGATCCCGGAAACCCTGATCGAATCCGAACTGTTCGGCCACGAAAAGGGCGCATTCACCGGCGCCAGCGCGGGTCGCGCGGGCCTGGTGGAGGCTGCCGATGGAGGCACCCTGTTCCTCGACGAGATCGGCGAACTGCCGCTGGAAGCCCAGGCACGCCTGCTGCGCGTATTGCAGGAAGGTGAAATCCGCCGCGTCGGCTCGGTGCAGTCGCAGAAGGTCGATGTGCGCCTGATCGCCGCCACCCACCGTGACCTGAAGATGCTGGCCAAGACCGGCCAGTTCCGCGAAGACCTCTATTACCGTCTCCACGTCATCTCGCTGAAATTGCCACCGCTGCGTGAACGCGGCCCGGACGTGATGGAAATCGCGCGCTCCTTCCTGGCGCGCCAGTGCTCCCGGATGGGGCGCCCGGCGCTGAGCTTCTCCCATGAGGCCGAGCAGGCCATCCGTCACTACCCCTGGCCGGGCAACGTGCGCGAGCTGGAGAACGCCATCGAGCGTGCGGTGATCCTCAGCGAAGGGCAGGAAATCCCCGCCGACCTTCTGGGCATCGACATAGAACTGGATGACCTGGAAGACGACTTCGGCGATGACGGCGACCTGCGCCCAACCAACGGCAGCGCCAGCGCCCACGAGCCCACCGAGGATCTGTCGCTGGAGGACTACTTCCAGCACTTCGTCCTCGAACACCAGGACCACATGACCGAGACCGAGCTGGCCCGCAAGCTGGGCATCAGCCGCAAGTGCCTGTGGGAACGACGCCAGCGCCTGGGTATCCCACGCCGCAAATCGGGTGCCGCGGCGGACTCGTAA
- a CDS encoding sensor histidine kinase → MLTSFSLTQLILISAAYLMVLFGVAWITERGFIPRRLVRHPLIYTLSLGVYASAWAFYGTVGLAYQYGYGFLAIYLGVSGAFLLAPVLLYPILRITRAYQLSSLADLFAFRFRSTWAGALTTLFMLIAVLPMLALQIQAVTDSISILTRESEPNRAALAFCALITLFAILFGARHIATRERHEGLVMAIAFESLVKLVALCSIGLFALYGVFGGPDGLEVWLLQNQEALSTLHTPLAEGPWRTLLLVFFAAAIVMPHMFHMTFTENLNPRSLLSASWGLPLFLLPMSLAVPPILWAGLHLGASTNPEYFTLGLGISVDSPALALTAFIGGISAASGLIIVMTLALSGMVLNHLVLPLYQPPAEGNIYRWLKWTRRALIAAIIMAGYAFYLLLGAEQDLSNLGIVSFVATLQFLPGALAVLYWPTANRRGFIAGLVAGMLVWGATMLVPLVANMQSIYLPLFNSLYVLDDTTWHLAALASLAANVLVFTLVSLFTEASDEEKGAAEACAVDNVRRPQRRELLAHSPQEFASQLAKPLGAKTAQREVEQALRDLHLPFDERRPYAMRRLRDRIEANLSGLMGPSVAQDMVETFLPYKAASESYVTEDIHFIESRLEDYHSRLTGLAAELDTLRRYHRQTLQDLPMGVCSLAKDQEILMWNRAIEDLTGVSAQRVVGSRLAALPDPWRGLLEGFIDAPDEHLHKQRLSIEGQTRWLNLHKAAIEEPLAPGNSGLVLLVEDLTETQSLEDKLIHSERLASIGRLAAGVAHEIGNPITGIACLAQNLREEREGDSELTEISGQILEQTKRVSRIVQSLMSFAHAGGKQVAAEPVCLADVAQEAIGLLSLNKRSVDVQFFNLCDSEHWVEGDSQRLAQVLINLLSNARDASPPNGAIRVRSEASEQTIDLIVEDEGSGIPKSIIDRLFEPFFTTKDPGKGTGLGLALVYSIVEEHYGQITIDSPADPERECGTRISVTLPRHPGPTAEQ, encoded by the coding sequence ATGCTGACGAGCTTTAGCCTCACCCAGCTGATCCTGATCAGCGCCGCTTACCTGATGGTCCTTTTCGGTGTCGCCTGGATCACCGAGCGCGGCTTCATCCCGCGCCGGCTGGTGCGCCACCCGTTGATCTACACCCTGTCGCTGGGCGTGTATGCCAGCGCGTGGGCCTTCTATGGCACGGTCGGGTTGGCCTACCAGTACGGCTACGGCTTCCTGGCGATCTACCTGGGCGTTTCCGGTGCCTTCCTGCTCGCCCCGGTGCTGCTCTATCCGATCCTGCGCATCACGCGGGCGTACCAGCTGTCCTCGCTGGCCGACCTGTTCGCCTTCCGCTTCCGAAGCACCTGGGCCGGAGCGCTGACCACGCTGTTCATGCTGATCGCCGTGCTGCCAATGCTGGCGCTGCAGATCCAGGCGGTCACCGACTCCATCAGCATCCTCACCCGCGAGTCGGAGCCCAACCGCGCGGCGCTGGCGTTCTGCGCGCTGATCACGCTGTTCGCCATTCTCTTCGGCGCGCGCCATATCGCCACCCGCGAGCGCCACGAAGGGCTGGTGATGGCGATCGCCTTCGAGTCGCTGGTGAAGCTGGTGGCACTCTGCTCCATCGGTCTGTTCGCCCTGTATGGCGTCTTCGGTGGCCCAGACGGCCTGGAAGTCTGGCTGCTGCAGAACCAGGAAGCCCTGAGCACTCTGCACACGCCGCTAGCCGAAGGGCCGTGGCGCACGCTGCTGCTGGTGTTCTTCGCCGCCGCCATCGTCATGCCGCACATGTTCCACATGACCTTCACCGAAAACCTCAACCCGCGCTCACTGCTCAGCGCCAGCTGGGGCCTGCCACTGTTCCTGCTGCCGATGAGCCTGGCGGTGCCACCGATCCTCTGGGCAGGCCTGCACCTGGGCGCCTCGACCAACCCGGAATACTTCACCCTCGGCCTGGGCATCTCGGTGGACAGCCCGGCGCTGGCGCTGACCGCCTTCATCGGTGGCATCTCCGCCGCCAGCGGCCTGATCATCGTGATGACCCTGGCGCTCTCGGGCATGGTGCTCAACCACCTGGTGCTGCCGCTCTACCAGCCGCCGGCCGAGGGCAACATCTACCGCTGGCTGAAATGGACACGCCGCGCACTGATCGCCGCGATCATCATGGCCGGCTATGCCTTCTACCTGCTACTGGGCGCCGAGCAGGACCTGTCGAACCTGGGCATCGTTTCCTTCGTCGCCACCCTGCAATTCCTGCCGGGCGCACTGGCGGTGCTCTACTGGCCCACCGCCAATCGCCGCGGCTTCATTGCCGGTCTGGTAGCGGGAATGCTGGTGTGGGGCGCGACCATGCTCGTCCCGCTGGTGGCGAACATGCAGAGCATCTATCTGCCGCTGTTCAACTCGCTCTACGTGCTGGACGACACCACCTGGCACCTCGCCGCACTCGCCTCGCTGGCCGCCAACGTGCTGGTGTTCACCCTGGTGTCGCTGTTCACCGAGGCCAGCGACGAAGAAAAAGGCGCCGCCGAAGCCTGCGCCGTGGATAACGTCCGCCGCCCGCAGCGCCGCGAACTGCTCGCCCACTCCCCGCAGGAGTTCGCCAGCCAATTGGCCAAGCCGCTGGGCGCGAAAACCGCACAACGTGAAGTGGAACAAGCCCTGCGTGACCTGCACCTGCCCTTCGACGAGCGCCGGCCCTACGCCATGCGACGTCTGCGCGACCGGATCGAGGCGAACCTGTCCGGCCTGATGGGCCCGAGCGTGGCGCAGGACATGGTGGAAACCTTCCTGCCCTACAAGGCCGCCAGCGAAAGCTACGTCACCGAAGACATCCACTTCATCGAAAGCCGCCTGGAGGACTACCACTCCCGGCTCACCGGCCTTGCCGCCGAGCTGGATACCCTGCGCCGCTACCACCGCCAGACCCTGCAGGACCTGCCGATGGGCGTCTGCTCGCTGGCCAAGGACCAGGAAATCCTCATGTGGAACCGCGCCATCGAGGACCTCACCGGCGTCAGCGCGCAACGCGTGGTCGGCTCCCGCCTGGCTGCCCTGCCCGACCCGTGGCGCGGGCTGCTGGAAGGCTTCATCGATGCACCGGACGAGCACCTGCACAAGCAGCGCCTGTCCATCGAGGGCCAGACCCGCTGGCTGAACCTGCACAAGGCGGCGATCGAGGAACCTCTCGCGCCCGGTAACAGCGGCCTGGTACTGCTGGTGGAAGACCTCACCGAAACCCAGTCCCTGGAAGACAAACTGATCCACTCCGAACGCCTGGCTTCCATCGGTCGCCTGGCCGCCGGCGTCGCCCACGAGATCGGCAACCCCATCACCGGTATCGCCTGCCTGGCGCAGAATCTGCGGGAAGAGCGCGAAGGCGATAGCGAACTGACCGAGATCAGCGGGCAGATCCTCGAGCAGACCAAGCGCGTCTCGCGCATCGTGCAATCACTGATGAGCTTCGCCCACGCCGGCGGCAAGCAGGTCGCGGCCGAGCCGGTATGCCTGGCGGACGTCGCCCAGGAAGCCATCGGCCTGCTCTCGTTGAACAAGCGCAGCGTCGACGTGCAGTTCTTCAACCTCTGCGATTCGGAACACTGGGTGGAAGGCGACTCCCAGCGCCTGGCGCAGGTACTGATCAACCTGCTGTCCAACGCCCGCGACGCCTCCCCGCCCAACGGAGCGATCCGAGTGCGCAGCGAAGCGTCCGAGCAGACCATCGACCTGATCGTCGAGGACGAAGGCAGCGGAATACCCAAATCGATCATCGACCGCCTCTTCGAGCCGTTCTTCACCACCAAGGACCCAGGCAAAGGGACCGGCCTGGGCCTCGCGCTGGTCTATTCGATCGTGGAAGAGCATTATGGGCAAATCACCATAGACAGCCCGGCAGACCCGGAACGCGAATGCGGCACCCGCATCAGCGTCACCTTGCCGCGGCATCCTGGCCCGACGGCCGAGCAGTAA
- the gluQRS gene encoding tRNA glutamyl-Q(34) synthetase GluQRS, with protein sequence MPATQYIGRFAPTPSGYLHFGSLVAAVASYLDARSVGGKWLVRMEDLDPPREMPGAQAAILETLERYGFEWDGPVERQSARHATYSAQVEQWLRSGLAYACTCSRKQLEGSNGIYPGTCRDAQHDWHGDVAIRIRVPELDYRFTDRLQGEFHQHLGREVGDFIIRRRDGLFAYQLAVVLDDAWQGVTDIVRGADLLDNTPRQLYLQELLGIAAPRYLHVPLIIQPDGHKLGKSYRSPPLEAEQAAPLLVRALKALGQNPPAGLAQSAPREVLAWGIAHWNADAIPHSLTLEDAQL encoded by the coding sequence ATGCCCGCCACCCAGTACATCGGACGCTTCGCCCCCACGCCCAGCGGCTACCTGCACTTCGGCTCGCTGGTGGCCGCTGTCGCTTCCTACCTGGATGCGCGCTCGGTGGGTGGAAAGTGGCTGGTGCGCATGGAAGACCTCGACCCGCCACGGGAAATGCCCGGTGCCCAGGCGGCCATCCTGGAAACCCTGGAACGCTACGGCTTCGAGTGGGACGGCCCGGTGGAGCGCCAGAGCGCCCGCCACGCAACCTACTCCGCGCAAGTCGAACAATGGCTGCGCAGCGGCCTGGCCTACGCCTGCACCTGCTCGCGCAAGCAGCTCGAAGGCAGCAACGGCATCTATCCCGGCACCTGCCGCGACGCACAACATGACTGGCACGGCGACGTCGCCATCCGCATCCGCGTGCCGGAACTGGACTATCGCTTCACCGACCGCCTGCAGGGCGAATTCCACCAGCACCTGGGCCGCGAAGTGGGTGACTTCATCATCCGCCGCCGCGACGGGCTGTTCGCCTATCAACTGGCGGTGGTGCTGGACGATGCCTGGCAGGGTGTCACCGATATCGTCCGCGGCGCCGACCTGCTGGACAACACCCCGCGCCAGCTCTATCTGCAGGAACTGCTGGGCATCGCCGCGCCGCGCTACCTGCACGTCCCGCTGATCATCCAGCCCGATGGCCACAAGTTGGGCAAGTCCTACCGCTCGCCGCCGCTGGAGGCCGAACAGGCTGCCCCGCTGCTGGTGCGCGCGCTGAAGGCGCTGGGTCAGAACCCGCCCGCTGGGCTGGCGCAAAGCGCGCCGCGCGAAGTCCTCGCCTGGGGCATCGCGCACTGGAATGCCGACGCCATCCCCCATAGCCTGACGCTGGAAGACGCGCAGCTCTAG
- the dksA gene encoding RNA polymerase-binding protein DksA, translated as MPTKAKQQSSQLIRGFEPYQETKGEEYMSDRMRAHFTSILNKWKVELMEEVDRTVHHMQDEAANFPDPADRASQEEEFSLELRARDRERKLIKKIDETLQLIEDNDYGWCDSCGVEIGIRRLEARPTATLCIDCKTLAEIKEKQLGS; from the coding sequence ATGCCCACCAAAGCAAAACAACAGAGCAGCCAACTGATTCGTGGCTTCGAGCCCTACCAGGAAACCAAGGGCGAGGAGTACATGAGTGATCGCATGCGCGCGCACTTCACCTCCATCCTCAACAAATGGAAAGTTGAGCTGATGGAAGAAGTGGACCGCACCGTGCACCACATGCAGGACGAAGCGGCGAACTTCCCGGACCCGGCCGACCGGGCCAGCCAGGAAGAAGAGTTCAGCCTCGAGCTGCGCGCCCGCGACCGCGAGCGCAAGCTGATCAAGAAGATCGACGAGACCCTGCAACTGATCGAAGACAACGACTACGGCTGGTGCGATTCCTGCGGCGTCGAGATCGGCATCCGCCGTCTGGAAGCCCGCCCCACCGCCACCCTGTGCATCGACTGCAAGACCCTGGCGGAAATCAAGGAAAAGCAGCTGGGCTCCTGA
- a CDS encoding pyridoxal phosphate-dependent aminotransferase, with protein sequence MATTFSARSRAIEPFHVMALLARANELQAAGHDVIHLEIGEPDFTTAAPIVEAGQQALANGHTRYTAARGLPALREAIAGFYGQRYGLSIDPQRILVTPGGSGALLLASSLLVDPGKHWLLADPGYPCNRHFLRLVEGAAQLVPVGPESRYQLTPELVERHWDQDSVGALAASPANPTGTLLHKDELAALSSTLKARGGHLVVDEIYHGLTYGIDASSVLEVDDDAFVLNSFSKYFGMTGWRLGWLVAPPDAVGELEKLAQNLYISAPSMAQHAALACFEPATLAILEERREEFRRRRDYLLPALRELGFGIAVEPEGAFYLYADISAFGGDAFAFCQHFIETEYVAFTPGVDFGRYQASHHVRFAYTQSVERLQQAVERIARGLKTWRP encoded by the coding sequence ATGGCCACCACCTTCAGTGCGCGTAGCCGCGCCATCGAACCCTTCCACGTCATGGCGCTGCTGGCGCGGGCCAACGAGCTGCAGGCCGCGGGCCACGACGTCATCCACCTGGAAATCGGCGAGCCGGACTTCACTACCGCGGCGCCCATCGTCGAGGCCGGGCAGCAGGCCCTGGCAAATGGTCACACGCGCTATACCGCCGCACGTGGCCTGCCGGCGCTGCGCGAAGCCATCGCGGGCTTCTACGGCCAACGTTACGGTCTGTCGATCGACCCGCAACGCATTCTCGTCACGCCCGGCGGCTCCGGCGCCCTGTTGCTCGCCAGCAGCCTGCTGGTGGATCCGGGCAAGCACTGGTTGCTGGCCGATCCGGGTTACCCATGCAATCGCCACTTTCTGCGCCTGGTGGAAGGCGCCGCGCAACTGGTGCCGGTCGGCCCGGAGAGCCGTTACCAGCTCACCCCGGAGCTCGTCGAACGGCACTGGGATCAGGACAGTGTAGGCGCTCTGGCCGCATCGCCGGCGAATCCTACGGGCACCCTGTTGCACAAGGATGAACTCGCCGCGCTGTCGTCCACGCTCAAGGCGCGTGGCGGCCATCTGGTGGTGGACGAGATCTATCACGGCCTGACCTACGGCATCGACGCGTCCAGCGTCCTGGAGGTGGATGACGACGCCTTCGTCCTCAACAGTTTCTCCAAATATTTCGGCATGACCGGCTGGCGCCTGGGTTGGCTGGTGGCGCCGCCGGATGCAGTGGGGGAGCTCGAGAAGCTGGCGCAGAACCTTTACATCAGCGCGCCGAGCATGGCCCAGCACGCCGCGCTGGCCTGCTTCGAGCCGGCCACCCTGGCGATCCTCGAGGAGCGCCGCGAAGAGTTCCGCCGCCGCCGCGACTACCTGCTGCCGGCATTGCGCGAGCTGGGCTTTGGCATCGCCGTGGAACCGGAGGGTGCCTTCTACCTGTACGCGGACATCAGCGCTTTCGGCGGCGACGCCTTCGCCTTCTGCCAGCACTTCATCGAGACCGAGTACGTGGCCTTCACGCCCGGTGTCGACTTCGGGCGTTACCAGGCGTCGCACCATGTGCGTTTCGCCTATACGCAGAGCGTCGAGCGCCTGCAGCAGGCGGTGGAACGCATTGCCCGCGGCCTCAAGACCTGGCGCCCCTGA
- the sfsA gene encoding DNA/RNA nuclease SfsA: MRFEPALEEARLIKRYKRFLADIETASGELLTIHCPNTGSMLNCMSEGCRVWFSRSDDPKRKLPGTWELVETPQGRLACVNTGRANRLVEEALLAGTVTELAGFDELRREVAYGQENSRADFRLMYAGKPVFVEVKSVTLGFEDTTVAAFPDAVTQRGAKHLRELAALARDGMRAVLLYAVSLSEIEAVRPAKEIDPAYAAALAEARTAGVEVLAYGARIDTREICLDRRLKVLL; encoded by the coding sequence ATGCGCTTCGAGCCGGCGCTGGAGGAGGCGCGTCTGATCAAACGCTACAAGCGCTTCCTGGCGGACATCGAGACCGCCAGCGGCGAGTTGCTGACCATCCACTGCCCGAACACCGGCTCGATGCTCAACTGCATGAGCGAAGGTTGCCGCGTCTGGTTCAGCCGTTCCGATGATCCCAAGCGCAAGCTGCCCGGCACCTGGGAACTGGTGGAGACGCCGCAGGGCCGCCTGGCTTGCGTTAACACCGGGCGGGCCAATCGGCTGGTGGAAGAGGCGTTGCTGGCCGGCACGGTAACCGAGTTGGCCGGTTTCGATGAACTGCGTCGGGAGGTTGCCTACGGGCAGGAAAACAGCCGCGCCGACTTCCGCCTGATGTACGCCGGCAAGCCGGTGTTCGTGGAGGTGAAGAGCGTGACCCTGGGCTTCGAAGACACCACCGTCGCCGCCTTCCCCGATGCCGTCACCCAGCGCGGCGCCAAGCACCTGCGCGAACTCGCGGCCTTGGCGCGCGACGGTATGCGCGCGGTGCTGCTATATGCGGTGAGCCTGTCGGAGATCGAAGCGGTGCGCCCGGCGAAGGAGATTGATCCGGCCTATGCGGCGGCGCTGGCTGAGGCGCGTACTGCGGGGGTGGAAGTGCTGGCGTATGGGGCGCGGATTGATACCCGGGAGATTTGCCTCGATCGGCGGCTGAAGGTGTTGCTCTAG
- a CDS encoding Rieske (2Fe-2S) protein — MILLCAPHDLAEGQSRGFKAAGLNLFAVRREGRVYAYRNRCPHREIPLGYDAENFLDASGRLLQCGHHGALFLIETGECIQGPCLGEVLEALPCREDEQGIWLDENAQE; from the coding sequence ATGATCCTGCTCTGCGCCCCGCATGACCTGGCCGAAGGCCAGAGCCGGGGCTTCAAGGCCGCCGGCCTGAACCTCTTCGCCGTACGCCGCGAAGGCCGCGTGTACGCCTACCGCAACCGCTGCCCGCACCGGGAAATCCCCTTGGGCTACGATGCCGAGAATTTTCTCGATGCCAGCGGCCGCCTGCTGCAATGCGGCCATCATGGCGCACTGTTCCTGATCGAGACCGGTGAGTGCATCCAGGGCCCGTGTCTGGGTGAAGTGTTGGAAGCGCTGCCCTGCCGGGAAGACGAGCAGGGTATCTGGCTGGACGAGAACGCTCAGGAATAG